From the Gallaecimonas kandeliae genome, one window contains:
- the pheS gene encoding phenylalanine--tRNA ligase subunit alpha encodes MQHLDEIVSQAKAAIEAAADMAALDAIRVDYLGKKGLLTLQMQSLRDLSPEERPKAGAVINEAKEAVQTALNAKKDAMTEAELNAKLAAEQIDVTLPGRRQALGGLHPVTRTIERIEAFFSELGFAVKEGPEVEDAFHNFDALNIPAHHPARADHDTFYFTPDLLLRTQTSGVQIRTMEVEKPPLRIISPGRVYRNDYDQTHTPMFHQVEGLLVDENISFAELKGILHDFLLNFFEEELEVRFRPSFFPFTEPSAEVDVKGKDGKWLEILGCGMVHPNVLKSVGIDPEKYTGFAFGMGVERMAMRRYGVNDLRAFFENDVRFLKQFN; translated from the coding sequence ATGCAACATCTTGACGAGATCGTCAGCCAGGCCAAGGCCGCCATAGAGGCGGCCGCGGACATGGCGGCACTGGACGCCATCCGGGTCGATTACCTGGGCAAGAAGGGTCTGTTGACCCTGCAGATGCAATCCTTGCGGGATCTCAGCCCCGAGGAACGCCCCAAGGCGGGCGCCGTCATCAACGAGGCCAAAGAAGCGGTGCAGACCGCCCTGAACGCCAAGAAAGACGCCATGACGGAGGCCGAACTCAACGCCAAGCTGGCCGCCGAGCAGATTGATGTGACCCTGCCGGGCCGCCGCCAGGCCCTCGGCGGCCTGCACCCCGTGACCCGCACCATAGAGCGCATAGAGGCGTTCTTCAGCGAGCTGGGCTTTGCCGTCAAGGAAGGCCCGGAAGTGGAAGACGCCTTCCACAACTTCGATGCCCTGAACATCCCGGCCCATCACCCGGCCCGGGCGGATCACGACACCTTCTACTTCACTCCCGACCTGCTGCTGCGCACCCAGACTTCCGGCGTGCAGATCCGCACCATGGAAGTGGAGAAGCCGCCGCTGCGCATCATCTCCCCTGGCCGCGTCTATCGTAACGACTACGACCAGACCCATACCCCCATGTTCCACCAGGTGGAAGGTCTGCTGGTGGACGAGAACATCTCCTTCGCCGAGCTCAAGGGCATACTCCACGACTTCCTGTTGAACTTCTTCGAAGAGGAACTGGAAGTGCGTTTCCGCCCCAGCTTCTTCCCCTTCACCGAGCCCTCCGCCGAGGTGGACGTCAAGGGTAAGGACGGCAAGTGGCTGGAAATATTGGGCTGCGGCATGGTGCACCCCAATGTGCTCAAGTCTGTGGGCATAGACCCGGAGAAATACACCGGCTTCGCCTTCGGCATGGGCGTGGAGCGCATGGCCATGCGCCGCTACGGCGTCAACGACCTGCGTGCGTTTTTTGAGAACGACGTGCGTTTCCTCAAGCAGTTCAACTAA
- the ihfA gene encoding integration host factor subunit alpha: MALTKAEMAEHLFTKLGINKRVAKELVESFFEEIRQALENGEQVKLSGFGNFELRDKNQRPGRNPKTGEDIPISARRVVTFRPGQKLKSRVEEV; the protein is encoded by the coding sequence ATGGCGCTGACCAAGGCAGAGATGGCCGAGCACCTCTTTACCAAACTGGGGATCAACAAACGGGTTGCCAAGGAGCTGGTGGAATCCTTTTTTGAGGAGATCCGGCAGGCGCTGGAAAACGGCGAGCAGGTCAAGCTCTCCGGCTTCGGCAACTTCGAGCTCAGGGACAAGAACCAACGTCCCGGCCGTAACCCGAAAACCGGTGAGGACATTCCCATTTCTGCCCGGCGCGTTGTCACTTTCAGGCCCGGCCAGAAGCTGAAGAGCCGAGTGGAAGAGGTCTGA
- the phrB gene encoding deoxyribodipyrimidine photo-lyase has translation MTQLIWFRNDLRTLDNSALAAAAAAGPVRGLFIATPGQWQRHPMAPVKMRLINKAVEALAGHLADIGVELDVAVLEDFAAVPAFLQGYCAKHQSEALYANREYLVNEMARDSAVAKALTIPCHFLHDSLLAPPGAVMTLQGQPYKVFTPFKKQLKELLLSAPPQVRPRLKGQGTAAAPVPCFSDPQWDPMLAPWPQDEEAALVAMRRFVVEEVADYKARRDFPSQEATSRLSAALSLGLVSVRQCLWRLLHEHGDSTWDDGSGPGTWLNELIWRDFYQHIAFHFPTVVKGRAFQEETDAIPWSSDQAVFAAWCEGRTGFPIVDAAMRQLVQTGWMHNRLRMIAASFLVKDLHLDWRWGERFFMAHLIDGDFAANNGGWQWAASTGTDAAPYFRIFNPTEQGKRFDPDGHFIRKFLPELQRLDDKYLFEPHRYPGRLDYPQPLVDHKVARNQTLALFKAIKEA, from the coding sequence ATGACCCAGCTCATCTGGTTCCGAAACGACCTGCGCACCCTGGACAACAGTGCCCTGGCGGCGGCCGCTGCGGCAGGACCGGTGCGGGGGCTCTTTATCGCCACTCCCGGCCAGTGGCAGCGGCACCCTATGGCGCCCGTCAAGATGCGGCTCATCAACAAGGCGGTAGAGGCCCTGGCCGGACACCTGGCCGACATCGGTGTCGAGCTGGACGTAGCGGTGCTGGAGGATTTTGCCGCCGTACCCGCCTTCCTGCAGGGCTATTGTGCAAAGCACCAGAGCGAAGCCCTCTACGCCAACCGTGAGTACCTGGTCAACGAGATGGCCAGGGATAGCGCCGTGGCTAAGGCACTCACCATCCCCTGCCATTTCCTGCACGACAGCCTGCTGGCACCGCCGGGGGCCGTCATGACCCTGCAGGGCCAGCCTTACAAGGTCTTCACCCCCTTCAAGAAGCAGCTCAAGGAGCTGCTGCTGTCGGCACCGCCCCAGGTCCGCCCCCGGCTCAAGGGCCAGGGGACAGCGGCCGCCCCCGTGCCCTGTTTTTCCGATCCCCAATGGGACCCGATGCTGGCTCCCTGGCCCCAGGACGAAGAGGCGGCCCTTGTGGCCATGCGCCGCTTCGTGGTGGAGGAGGTGGCCGACTACAAGGCCAGGCGGGACTTTCCCTCTCAGGAGGCCACCTCCCGGCTGTCGGCTGCCCTTAGCCTGGGCCTCGTCTCGGTGCGCCAGTGTTTGTGGCGGCTGCTGCACGAGCATGGAGACAGCACCTGGGATGACGGCAGCGGCCCCGGGACCTGGCTCAACGAGCTGATTTGGCGGGATTTCTACCAGCACATCGCCTTCCATTTCCCCACTGTGGTCAAAGGCCGCGCCTTCCAGGAGGAGACCGACGCCATCCCCTGGTCAAGTGACCAGGCGGTCTTTGCGGCCTGGTGCGAAGGGCGTACCGGCTTTCCCATCGTCGATGCCGCCATGCGCCAGCTGGTGCAGACTGGCTGGATGCACAACCGGCTGCGCATGATAGCGGCCTCCTTCCTGGTCAAGGATCTGCACCTGGACTGGCGCTGGGGGGAGCGTTTCTTCATGGCGCACCTGATTGACGGCGACTTCGCCGCCAACAACGGCGGCTGGCAGTGGGCGGCCAGCACCGGCACAGATGCCGCCCCCTATTTCCGCATCTTCAATCCCACGGAACAGGGCAAGCGCTTTGATCCCGACGGCCACTTCATCCGTAAATTTTTGCCAGAGCTTCAAAGACTTGACGACAAGTACCTGTTCGAACCCCACCGTTACCCCGGTCGGTTGGATTATCCGCAGCCCCTGGTGGATCACAAGGTGGCAAGGAACCAGACCCTGGCCCTTTTCAAGGCCATCAAGGAGGCCTGA
- the pheT gene encoding phenylalanine--tRNA ligase subunit beta: MKFSESWLRQWVNPAIDTQTLSEQLSMAGLEVDGIEPVAGSFHTVVVGEVVECAQHPDADKLRVTKVNVGEAELLDIVCGAPNCRQGLKVAVAKVGAVLPGDFTIKKAKLRGQPSHGMLCSFSELGIDIEADGIIELAADAPVGTDVRDYLELNDSTIEVDLTPNRADCLGILGLAREVGVLNNLDVTEVAETVVAPSIDAQRAISLQNPEACPRYLGRVIKGVDVSRPSPLWLTERLRKSGVRSIDAVVDVTNYVLLELGHPLHAFDLAKLDGDIQVRLAKAGEKLTLLDESEVELKDNTLVIADANKALAMAGIFGGLHSGVTAACQDIFLEAAFFAPTAIAGRARQYGLHTDASHRYERGVDPKLTRRAMERATELLLAIVGGEAGPVVEAVSPEHLPVHGEIVLRKARLARVLGAEIADEKVTEILARLGTAPRFDGSAWTVTAPSYRFDIAIEEDLIEEVARVYGYNSIPNKAPLGHLAMNHHREAELSLKRVRSLLVDLGYQEAITYSFVDPKVQQVLFPAEDVMVLPHPISVEMSAMRVSLWPGLLQGVLHNQNRQQGRVRFFESGLRFITRGGELKQQKMLAGVITGSAHGEHWTLEQRTSDFFDLKGDLEQLLALTGALGEFRFERSDLGALHPGQSARILRGDQVVGHFGMLHPAAAKALGLKSQPLVFELQWEMLGDRRIPEAKAVSRFPANRRDLALVVKNEVAAGDILEAVQKIGGNQVVDVNLFDLYCGKGVAEGHKSLAVSLTLQDTARTLEDSEIAEVVNKVVDALKSQFNASLRE; this comes from the coding sequence ATGAAATTTTCCGAAAGCTGGTTGCGCCAGTGGGTCAACCCCGCCATCGACACCCAGACCCTGTCCGAACAGCTATCCATGGCCGGCCTGGAAGTGGACGGCATCGAACCTGTTGCCGGTAGCTTCCACACCGTCGTCGTCGGTGAAGTGGTGGAATGCGCCCAGCACCCGGACGCCGACAAGCTGAGGGTGACCAAGGTCAACGTCGGCGAAGCCGAACTGCTGGACATCGTCTGCGGCGCCCCTAACTGCCGCCAGGGCTTGAAAGTGGCCGTGGCCAAGGTCGGTGCCGTGCTGCCCGGCGACTTCACCATCAAGAAGGCGAAGCTGCGCGGCCAGCCCTCCCACGGCATGCTCTGCTCCTTCTCCGAGCTGGGTATCGATATCGAAGCGGACGGCATCATTGAACTGGCCGCTGACGCCCCCGTAGGCACCGATGTCCGCGACTACCTGGAGCTCAACGACAGCACCATCGAAGTGGATCTCACCCCCAACCGCGCCGACTGCCTCGGCATCCTGGGCCTGGCCCGGGAAGTGGGGGTGCTGAACAACCTGGACGTCACCGAAGTCGCCGAGACGGTCGTTGCTCCCAGCATCGATGCCCAGCGCGCCATAAGCCTCCAAAACCCCGAGGCCTGCCCCCGTTATCTGGGCCGGGTCATCAAGGGGGTGGACGTCAGCCGCCCCAGCCCGCTGTGGCTGACCGAGCGCTTGCGTAAGAGCGGCGTACGCAGCATCGACGCCGTAGTGGACGTCACCAACTATGTGCTGCTCGAGCTGGGCCACCCGCTGCACGCCTTCGATCTGGCCAAGCTGGATGGCGATATCCAGGTGCGCCTGGCCAAGGCCGGCGAGAAGCTGACCTTGCTGGACGAGTCCGAGGTGGAGCTCAAGGACAACACCCTGGTCATCGCCGATGCCAACAAGGCCCTGGCCATGGCCGGTATCTTCGGCGGCCTGCACTCCGGCGTCACCGCTGCCTGCCAGGACATCTTCCTGGAAGCGGCCTTCTTCGCCCCCACCGCCATCGCCGGTCGTGCCCGCCAGTACGGCCTGCACACCGATGCCTCCCACCGCTACGAGCGGGGCGTGGATCCCAAGCTGACCCGCCGCGCCATGGAGCGCGCCACCGAGCTGTTGCTGGCCATCGTCGGCGGTGAAGCCGGCCCCGTGGTGGAAGCCGTCAGCCCCGAGCACCTGCCGGTGCACGGCGAGATAGTGCTGCGCAAGGCGCGCCTGGCCAGGGTGCTGGGCGCCGAGATAGCGGACGAGAAAGTCACCGAGATCCTCGCCCGCCTGGGCACGGCCCCCCGTTTCGACGGCAGCGCCTGGACAGTCACAGCCCCCAGCTACCGCTTCGATATCGCCATCGAGGAAGATCTCATCGAAGAAGTGGCGCGGGTCTATGGCTACAACAGCATTCCCAACAAGGCGCCCCTGGGCCATCTGGCCATGAACCACCACCGCGAGGCCGAGCTCAGCCTCAAGCGGGTGCGTTCCCTGCTGGTGGATCTGGGCTACCAGGAAGCCATCACCTACAGCTTCGTCGACCCCAAGGTCCAGCAGGTGCTGTTCCCGGCCGAGGACGTGATGGTGCTGCCGCACCCCATCTCGGTCGAGATGTCGGCCATGCGCGTCTCCCTCTGGCCCGGCCTGCTGCAGGGCGTGCTGCACAACCAGAACCGCCAGCAGGGCAGGGTGCGCTTCTTCGAGAGCGGCCTGCGCTTCATCACCCGCGGCGGCGAGCTCAAGCAGCAGAAGATGCTGGCCGGCGTCATCACCGGTTCCGCCCATGGCGAGCATTGGACTCTGGAGCAGCGCACCAGCGATTTCTTCGACCTCAAGGGCGACCTCGAGCAGCTGCTGGCCCTGACCGGGGCGCTGGGCGAGTTCCGCTTCGAGCGCAGCGATCTCGGTGCCCTGCACCCAGGCCAGAGCGCCAGGATCCTGCGCGGCGACCAGGTAGTGGGCCACTTCGGCATGCTGCACCCGGCAGCCGCCAAGGCTCTTGGTCTGAAGTCCCAACCCTTGGTCTTTGAATTGCAATGGGAAATGCTCGGCGACCGCCGGATCCCCGAAGCCAAAGCCGTTTCCCGCTTCCCCGCCAACCGCCGCGACCTGGCGTTGGTGGTGAAAAACGAGGTGGCTGCCGGTGATATTCTCGAGGCAGTGCAAAAAATTGGCGGAAATCAGGTAGTTGACGTAAACTTGTTTGACCTGTACTGCGGTAAGGGCGTCGCCGAAGGCCACAAGAGCCTCGCCGTCAGCCTGACGCTTCAGGACACGGCGCGGACGCTGGAAGACAGTGAGATCGCTGAAGTGGTCAACAAGGTGGTCGACGCGCTGAAGAGCCAGTTCAATGCATCCTTGAGGGAGTGA
- a CDS encoding SDR family NAD(P)-dependent oxidoreductase — MKVLITGASSGIGRQLALDYHRDGHQIWALGRNPAALAELEVLGIRTQALELTDRAAVLAWCQGLGSLDLAILNAGTCEYLELPAFDSAAFIRVMEANLATLAICIEGVLPALQRGNNPRLAAMSSSAAFAPLPRAEAYGASKAAIRYLMDCLEVSLQGQGIGVSTLFPGFVKTPLTDKNDFPMPLRISAETASLRIRQGLAKGRRHIHFPKTFTWPLRLLGALPQGLWRHLAKGMLRR; from the coding sequence ATGAAAGTGCTGATAACAGGTGCCAGCTCCGGCATAGGCCGCCAGTTGGCCCTGGATTACCACAGGGACGGCCATCAGATCTGGGCCCTTGGCCGCAACCCGGCGGCCCTGGCCGAGCTGGAAGTACTCGGCATCCGTACCCAGGCCCTGGAGCTCACCGACAGGGCGGCGGTGCTGGCCTGGTGCCAGGGTCTTGGCAGCCTTGACCTTGCCATCCTCAATGCCGGTACCTGCGAATACCTGGAGCTGCCGGCTTTCGATTCGGCGGCCTTTATCCGGGTGATGGAGGCCAACCTGGCGACCCTTGCCATCTGCATCGAGGGGGTGCTGCCGGCGCTGCAAAGGGGCAACAACCCCCGCCTTGCCGCCATGAGCTCCAGCGCCGCCTTCGCGCCGCTGCCAAGGGCCGAGGCCTATGGGGCGTCCAAGGCCGCCATCCGTTACCTGATGGATTGCCTGGAGGTAAGCCTACAGGGGCAGGGCATAGGGGTCAGTACCCTCTTCCCGGGTTTTGTCAAAACGCCACTCACCGACAAGAACGATTTTCCCATGCCGCTGCGGATCAGCGCCGAGACGGCCTCCTTGCGGATCCGCCAAGGCCTGGCCAAGGGGCGGCGGCACATCCATTTCCCCAAGACTTTCACCTGGCCGCTGCGGCTCCTCGGGGCCTTGCCCCAGGGGCTTTGGCGCCACCTTGCCAAAGGAATGCTCAGAAGATGA
- the rpmI gene encoding 50S ribosomal protein L35 has product MSKMKTHRGAAKRFKKTASGGYKFKQSHLRHILTKKSSKRKRQLRDTHMVAAADKPLVDRMLPNL; this is encoded by the coding sequence ATGTCAAAAATGAAGACCCATCGTGGCGCTGCCAAGCGGTTCAAAAAAACTGCTTCTGGTGGCTACAAGTTCAAGCAGTCTCACCTGCGCCACATCCTGACCAAGAAATCCTCCAAGCGTAAGCGTCAGCTGCGCGACACCCACATGGTTGCTGCAGCGGACAAGCCGCTGGTCGACCGTATGCTGCCTAACCTGTAA
- a CDS encoding YbgA family protein yields the protein MSIWVGISACVLGDKVRFDGGHKLSRFVADELGRHFRFHPLCPEMAIGLGSPRPAIRLVGDPDHPRVQDSKGAGLDVTDQLDAFSDKVLPGLQHLAGYILCGKSPTCGMERVKLYSHEGEGLGKVGVGVFARRLMAAYPELPVEEDGRLHDPLLRENFVMRVMTYHQWLQLLAEGLSVQGLMDFHRRNKFLLLAHHQRLYRELGPLIAKACQNDLAQVAGDYIRRFMAALARPAKRRDQANVLMHLQGFFKKVLEPQEKAELAALIDDYRQGLVPLMAPLTLLNHHLRRHPLPYLAEQRYLQPYPSDLKLRYGL from the coding sequence ATGAGCATTTGGGTCGGGATCAGTGCCTGTGTCCTCGGTGACAAGGTCCGTTTTGACGGCGGCCACAAACTGTCGCGTTTCGTGGCTGACGAGCTAGGCCGCCATTTTCGCTTCCATCCCCTTTGCCCGGAGATGGCCATAGGCCTGGGCTCGCCGAGGCCGGCCATCCGCCTGGTGGGTGACCCGGACCATCCCCGGGTCCAGGACAGCAAAGGGGCAGGGCTGGACGTCACAGACCAGCTGGACGCGTTCAGCGACAAGGTGCTGCCCGGCCTCCAGCACCTGGCCGGTTATATCCTCTGCGGCAAGTCACCGACCTGCGGCATGGAGCGGGTCAAGCTCTACAGCCATGAAGGGGAGGGGCTGGGCAAGGTCGGCGTCGGCGTCTTCGCTCGCCGGCTGATGGCCGCCTATCCCGAGTTGCCGGTGGAGGAGGATGGCCGCCTCCACGACCCCCTGCTCCGTGAAAACTTCGTGATGCGGGTCATGACCTACCACCAATGGCTGCAGCTGCTGGCCGAAGGGCTCAGCGTCCAGGGGCTGATGGACTTTCACCGCCGCAACAAGTTCCTGTTGTTGGCCCACCACCAGCGCCTCTACCGGGAGCTCGGACCCCTGATCGCCAAGGCCTGCCAGAATGACCTGGCCCAAGTGGCCGGCGACTACATCCGACGCTTCATGGCCGCCTTGGCCAGGCCCGCCAAGCGGCGCGACCAGGCCAACGTGCTGATGCACCTCCAAGGCTTTTTCAAGAAGGTGCTGGAGCCGCAAGAGAAGGCCGAACTCGCCGCCCTTATCGACGATTATCGCCAGGGCCTGGTGCCGCTGATGGCGCCTTTGACCCTGCTCAATCACCACTTGCGCCGCCATCCTTTGCCTTACCTGGCCGAGCAGCGCTACCTGCAACCTTATCCTTCGGATCTGAAACTGCGTTATGGACTCTGA
- the rplT gene encoding 50S ribosomal protein L20 — protein MPRVKRGVTARARHKKVMKAAKGYYGARSRVYRVAFQAVIKAGQYAYRDRRAKKRQFRQLWIARINAAARQNGLSYSRFINGLKKASVEIDRKILSDIAVHDKAAFTVLVEKAKSAL, from the coding sequence ATGCCAAGAGTTAAACGTGGTGTAACTGCTCGCGCTCGTCACAAGAAGGTCATGAAGGCCGCCAAGGGTTACTACGGTGCCCGCAGCCGCGTCTATCGCGTTGCCTTCCAGGCCGTGATCAAGGCCGGTCAATATGCTTACCGTGACCGTCGTGCCAAGAAGCGTCAGTTCCGTCAACTGTGGATCGCCCGTATCAACGCGGCTGCCCGTCAGAACGGCCTGTCCTACAGCCGTTTCATCAACGGTCTGAAGAAAGCTTCCGTGGAAATCGATCGTAAGATCCTGTCTGACATCGCTGTTCACGACAAAGCCGCCTTCACTGTCCTGGTTGAAAAAGCCAAGTCAGCCCTGTAA
- a CDS encoding MerR family transcriptional regulator — translation MDSELLKIGELAELSGVLPVTLRAWERRYGLLKPQRTPKGHRLYPRSELDKVAQIRRYLGMGVGLADIKALLAGISEPKATPLARPLLALAQSLKVQGLRHSLDQFLKEQPLDLACGALWQQLEQWPPGPFSAAAKGLLEAELSQRLAAICRLQQQSKKPLALLAGKLPPLWRLMVAAVLSHRHNLVDLGEALDGQELTLACAALAPEACFLGACKGELPPHRSVLPGAFNLEEAP, via the coding sequence ATGGACTCTGAACTGCTGAAAATAGGCGAGCTGGCCGAGCTGTCCGGCGTTTTGCCCGTTACCCTGAGGGCCTGGGAGCGCCGCTATGGCCTGCTCAAGCCCCAGCGCACCCCCAAGGGCCACCGCCTCTACCCCCGCAGCGAACTGGACAAGGTGGCGCAGATCCGCCGCTACCTCGGCATGGGGGTGGGCCTGGCCGACATCAAGGCGCTGCTGGCCGGCATCAGCGAGCCCAAGGCCACACCCCTGGCGCGGCCCCTGTTGGCCCTGGCCCAGAGCCTCAAGGTCCAGGGGCTGCGCCATTCCCTGGACCAGTTCCTCAAAGAGCAGCCCCTGGATCTCGCCTGTGGCGCCCTCTGGCAGCAACTGGAGCAGTGGCCGCCCGGACCTTTTTCCGCCGCGGCCAAGGGCCTCTTGGAAGCAGAACTTAGCCAGCGCCTGGCCGCCATCTGCCGACTCCAACAGCAGTCGAAAAAGCCCCTGGCCTTGCTGGCCGGCAAGCTGCCGCCCCTGTGGCGGCTGATGGTGGCGGCCGTGCTGTCCCATCGTCACAACCTCGTGGATCTCGGAGAAGCCCTGGATGGCCAGGAACTGACCCTGGCCTGTGCGGCCCTGGCGCCAGAGGCCTGCTTCCTGGGGGCCTGCAAAGGCGAGCTGCCTCCCCACCGCTCGGTGCTGCCCGGCGCCTTCAACCTCGAGGAGGCCCCATGA
- a CDS encoding DUF1853 family protein — protein sequence MTFFSSSQCLAMLDWVANSPPLLDLGPEPELPLVDSSDLAGLGLRLGQCRRLGQRFELLVAHLIEHNSRYRLLARDLPIRSGGLTLGAPDLIVEDCHSGDIEHWELTVKFYLGLPEGWLGPGRQDWLEDKAEHLRQHQLPLLTKPAAEPWLAEKGWRIKRSRLLSRGLLFGQGPRHPYLAAGHGQGLWFHASALPKGDWYALPRWQWLAKLDEANLEPLGSERGPVMIVRQEGGQWRRHFLVPDGWPAGD from the coding sequence TTGACCTTCTTCAGCTCCTCCCAATGCCTGGCCATGCTCGATTGGGTGGCGAACAGCCCTCCTCTGCTCGACCTCGGCCCAGAGCCAGAATTGCCCCTGGTGGATAGCAGCGACCTGGCGGGCCTTGGCCTTCGCCTCGGTCAGTGCCGGCGCCTTGGCCAACGCTTCGAACTGCTGGTGGCCCATCTCATCGAGCACAATTCCCGTTACCGGCTATTGGCACGGGATCTGCCCATTCGCAGCGGCGGCCTCACCTTGGGGGCACCGGACCTCATCGTTGAAGATTGCCACAGCGGCGACATCGAACATTGGGAGCTGACGGTGAAGTTCTACCTGGGGTTGCCGGAGGGCTGGCTGGGACCGGGGCGGCAGGATTGGCTGGAAGACAAGGCCGAGCATCTGCGCCAGCACCAGCTGCCGCTGCTGACCAAACCGGCAGCAGAGCCTTGGTTGGCAGAAAAGGGCTGGCGGATAAAACGCAGCCGGCTGCTGAGCCGGGGCCTGTTGTTTGGGCAAGGGCCTCGGCATCCTTACCTCGCCGCCGGCCACGGCCAGGGCCTTTGGTTCCACGCCAGCGCCCTGCCAAAAGGCGACTGGTACGCCCTGCCCCGCTGGCAATGGTTGGCAAAGCTGGACGAAGCCAACCTGGAGCCCCTAGGCAGCGAGCGAGGACCCGTGATGATAGTGCGCCAGGAAGGCGGCCAGTGGCGGCGCCATTTCCTGGTGCCGGACGGCTGGCCGGCAGGTGACTAG
- a CDS encoding nuclear transport factor 2 family protein has translation MQAALERFLGHYQRLDKESLHLLAEMYSSDLVFEDPAHRITGLPALERYFEGLYQQVEDIHFDFHAVRLFGEEAWVQWTLKLRHPRLSGGRSFSLDGVSLLSFDSDGKVCQHRDYFDLGAMLYERLPLLGPLVRWLKGRLAP, from the coding sequence ATGCAAGCGGCACTGGAACGATTTTTAGGCCACTACCAGCGGCTGGATAAAGAAAGCCTGCACCTGCTGGCCGAGATGTACAGCAGCGATCTGGTATTTGAAGATCCGGCCCATCGCATCACCGGCCTGCCTGCCCTGGAGCGCTATTTCGAAGGGCTCTACCAGCAGGTGGAGGACATCCACTTCGACTTCCACGCCGTCCGCCTCTTTGGCGAGGAAGCCTGGGTGCAATGGACCCTCAAGCTGCGCCATCCCCGGCTCAGCGGCGGCAGGTCTTTCAGCCTGGACGGGGTCAGCCTGCTGAGCTTCGACTCGGACGGCAAGGTCTGTCAGCACCGGGATTATTTCGACCTTGGCGCCATGCTTTACGAGCGCCTGCCCCTGCTGGGGCCCTTGGTGCGTTGGCTCAAGGGGAGGCTGGCCCCATGA
- the infC gene encoding translation initiation factor IF-3, with protein sequence MKGGRRGPLVQQKPKHRINDLIRIPEVRLIGAEGEQLGVVQIQEALQKAEEAQLDLVEISPNAEPPVCQIMDYGKFLYEKQKSAKEQKKKQKQIQVKEIKFRPGTDEGDYQVKLRNLIRFLEDGDKAKITLRFRGREMAHQELGRDLLERIKADLEELSVVESFPKLEGRQMVMVLAPKKK encoded by the coding sequence ATTAAAGGCGGAAGACGAGGCCCTCTGGTCCAGCAGAAACCGAAACACCGTATCAATGATCTGATCCGCATTCCTGAAGTGCGCCTTATCGGCGCCGAAGGCGAGCAGCTCGGCGTTGTTCAAATTCAGGAAGCCCTGCAGAAGGCAGAAGAGGCTCAGTTGGACCTGGTGGAAATCAGCCCCAACGCCGAGCCGCCGGTCTGCCAGATCATGGACTACGGCAAGTTCCTCTACGAAAAGCAAAAAAGCGCAAAAGAACAAAAGAAAAAGCAGAAACAGATCCAGGTGAAGGAAATCAAGTTCCGCCCTGGCACGGATGAAGGCGACTATCAGGTAAAACTGCGCAACCTGATTCGCTTTCTGGAAGACGGTGACAAGGCCAAGATCACGCTGCGGTTCCGCGGCCGTGAGATGGCTCACCAAGAGCTCGGTCGCGACCTTCTGGAACGCATCAAGGCCGATCTCGAAGAACTGTCTGTTGTCGAGTCCTTCCCCAAATTGGAAGGCCGCCAGATGGTGATGGTGCTGGCACCCAAAAAGAAATAA